The Bombyx mori chromosome 14, ASM3026992v2 DNA segment tgaaaattttctcCATTTACCTTTTCTTCTTCAGTATTGTCTTCAGCAAGATTCTAATAGCGATAGGCTATCCATTGTAACAAGTAGGTatcttaaaaattaatattattttcgtgGAATGTACAGTAAACAAATTGATGCAATTACCTCTAAAAATATATTCGTGATGTAATTATGTATTTGCTCCGTATTCTCTGTTTGCAATTCATTCAATTTCTCGGTGAAGAGAGTCGCCAGCTCACTGACGTGTTTGGTCAGTACCGCGGTCATTCTGAAACGTGGAAATTGAATCTTATTGCTTCGTCCGAAAGCCCTAATTGTGTTGTTTCGTTTGCTTTGAAAACGTTGCGGATTATGACGTCACTATTAGGGCTGACGGTAAAGACAGGTCTTCCCCTCATACTATTCCGTTTTCATAACGTCTACTGTTATTCATTCACTGGTGCTAATAGACATCACTAATTGCTATTTCATCGCATCATTTCATTGCAATCGTATAAACaacataataaatagtcttttcgcattaaaagtgtacaatttaaaaaaaaaatctaaatttagttaatatgcggaatcatttggtatcaccagtatttttctcataaatactgtcaaaagaccGTAGTTTAGTTTTGCTAAACCAAGCTATAAATGCTGCCAagacgattaatattaaaaacatcacATCTTAAACcattaaaacactctcctgtaaaattagtaagttttgagattatacagttttaatgcgagaagacgatattaaAGTTGCTTtttggtttgaacggtggggcaaccgttgtactgtaaacactgagaccttagaagtcatgtctcgatgtgggtggcggcatccaCGTTCTagacatgagtcgactattatcaaagccggcaatgtgactttcggacaattattggtaaatcagaaaaacgaattattgactttgtattccactggcagtcacaaaactcttctgaacgacatcttagataaataacaggttaagtattaacctttatttaatgcaggttttgaaccgtattctttgaaggagaatatcaataacatttttttgtccaaatgcacagattgccacctttgataatagacaacTCACATATATGGGCTCCATCAacataagcaaaaaaataataattaatgaacgAATGTTCTTTCATTGATAGCACCAGTAAGTCCGAGTTTTTTAaccttctcgatatcgtaaaagttaatgCAAATTTGTATAgtgttggaacgtttgccgctaggggcgctgttccaactgcatataaattggagttaacttttacgctatcgagaacgttgaaagactcgcactaagcacacagatcgaaGTTGATGTAAACGTTTCGTCGTACTGAGTGAGGGCGTCAGCTTCGTCTGCCGTGGAGCGACGCGGCTTCACCAGCAGCATCTCGCCGGCCTTGTGGTACAGTTCCACCGACAGCGCCGTCGCCTGCGCCAGGCTCGCGACCGCGCGCTTGTACACTTGCTTCTCTGTGAGCTCGCCGCCCGACGACAACCAGTCTATCGCTTCTGTGTACTGTCTGTAACAGGCATAGCATGATGGTAAACATGatggtggactttttggcgggaacgcgacgagtgaagttgtgtgatttttttttattgcccttgtaggcaaacgagcatacggcccacttgatggtgagtggttaccgtcgcccatggacttcagcattgccaggggcagagccaagccgctgcctaccgcttaatattctccacaagcctcgtttgaataaggacatgtcattatattgaaaataacaaattgaATTCGGAGCTCAACGCCTTAACTTGGCTTTAGACTGCAGATGGATATTTCTAGGGTTCATTGTTAGTTTTCGGTTTCCGAACACCCTGTACATAGTACGTACTTGACGATGGGCTGAAATTGTAACTTCAGCCCGAGATCTTGAGTCGCGGTCTGAAGTCTCTCGTGGAAAGCCTCAGACTTGAACGTGTCTTCTGATGGGTCGTTATCGTCTTCGTCGTCTTCGGGCATCTCACATAACTCTGGAAGCAACATAGATAATACAACTAATATCAGTATTTTGGGAAACGATCATGGTTTCTGTCAGTTATTCAAAGATCTTCATTGTGCGGGTGAGTCTCTTTCACAACACGGACTATTCTGATCAAACttcattatgtttttaatacattaatttaTAGTAATCGCGGGTAACAATTCGCTGTGACTGTGGCTATAACAAATATgcctagatttttttttaattcacgcGCCATCCATTTTCCATTAATAGTACTAATACAGAATCCTTCCTTGGATCGCCAAACAAAACTGAACCAACTATATCAAGAATGCATAGAGAACAAAATTTGacctttattttaaatatatatcaaaATTGTAGCTTAACTCAATCGTTACAATTTtcaatacagcgccatctagagttggcgagcgattaaagagctatccctccgggagccgtgctttttggtcgctcgccaaagctgcagaaggaaacttttgcaggtctagtctcccaccactgcgcaagtccgatgacactttggcccacagcgcgaaagagaaggctgaccttctggtcaaactcttcgcctcgaactcgactgtggacgacgggggtgtcacaccaccgaacatcccccagtgtgatagctccctgccggatatctgcttcacacagtgtgcagttaggcgggagctccgactcctggacgtccataagtcgagtgggccagacggcatccccgcagtggttctgaaaacgtgcgcccctgagctgacacctgcgctaacgcgtttgtatcgcctctcttattgcgctaacagggttccgtcttcatggaagaccgcccacgtccaccctatccccaagaagggtgaccggtcggacccgtcgagctataggcctatcgcgataacttccttgctttccaaggtgatggagcgaataataaatacacaactcctgaagtatcttgaggatcgccagctgatcagtgaccgacagtacggtttccgtcacggtcgctcagctggcgatcttcttgtataccttactcacaggtgggctgaagccttggagagcaagggcgaggctcttgctgtgagccttgatatcgcgaaggccttcgacagggtctggcatagggcacttctatcgaagctaccatcttacggaatccccgagggtctctgcaagtggatcgctagctttttggatgggcggagcatcacggtcgttgtagacggtgactgttctgataccatgaccattaacgctggcgttccacaaggttcggtgctctcccccacgcttttcatcctgtatatcaatgacatgctgtctattgatggcatgcattgctatgcggatgacagcacgggggatgcgcgatatatcggccatcagagtctctctcggagcgcggtgcaagagagacgatcaaaacttgtgtctgaagtggagaactctctggggcgagtctccgaatggggtgaattgaacttggttcaattcaacccgataaagacacaagtttgcgcgttcactgcaaagaaggacccctttgtcatggcgccgcaattccaaggagtatccctgcaaccttccgagagtattgggatacttggggtcgacatttcgagcgatgtccagtttcggagtcatttggaaagcaaagccaagttggcgtccaaaatgctgggagtcctcaacagagcgaagcgctacttcacgcctggacaaaggcttttgctttataaagcacaagtccggcctcgcgtggagtactgctcccatctctgggctggggctcccaaataccagcttcttccatttgactccatacagaggagggccgttcggattgtcgataatcccattctcacggatcgtttggagcctctgggtctgcggagggacttcggttccctctgcattttgtaccgtatgttccatggggagtgctctgaggaattgttcgagatgataccggcatctcgtttttaccatcgcaccgcccgccaccggagtagagttcatccatactacctggagccactgcggtcatccacagtgcgtttccagagatcttttttgccacgtaccatccggctatggaatgagctcccctccacggtgtttcccgagcgctatgacatgtccttcttcaaacgaggcttgtggagagtattaagcggtaggcagcggcttggctctgcccctggcattgctgaagtccatgggcgacggtaaccactcaccatcaggtgggccgtatgctcgtctgcctacaagggcaataaaaaaaataaaaaaaaaaaaaaaaaaaaaaaaaaaaaaaactcttaaagACTCATAGAGCTCACAAGTGACACTTTGTCTTATATTAAGCTAATCCATCTCTCAAGCCGGACCAAATCACACACTGCATGCgtagtttcattaaaatcggttcatTAGTTCATAAGtgcatcgcggacaaacaacacGATTCCTGCTTTTACTCATATATGACCATAGTAAGTGTGGAGATAATGAGgtctgaatttacttttacactgattcgtaggcaaaaacaatacgcgctaAAATAATGTGCACGAAGCCATTTGTTATCTATGggcgaaactagggataggacggttttgcatcaaaatgtattatgttttaaataaattgcaatatacatataagcacgaatatgaagaAATGTGCGttaggtcacttttgcgctgacgtcCCCATATATGGGAATAACACTACCTTTATGTTAAAATTTGTTGCAACTGACTCTAAATCTGAAGTTTTTATCATAATCTATCCAACATTAAATCagatattaagtaaataaatagtgaAAGGGTGAAGAGAGAACGTAGGGCGAAGATAATTCTAACATACCAGCAACCTGCTGCAAAGTTTCCTTAAGATCCTGTCGTTTTTCAGGCGAGAGCCCCCGCATCCGTTCTTCTATTCTCATGTTCACTTGCCGGGATAGCATCTCTAAGGCTTCCAAGTGAACTAGACCTggaaattatcaaataaataatgaaactgAACAGAacctaataatttaaaatatctcatttaaaattcacacgccccaaattaggattatGAGTGTCGTATAACTAACAAAGACAGTGACTGACTAATTCTGGCTAGGATCTGATGCTGATTCACGAGGTCTAATAGCCAATCAGTAACTATAGAAGTATTATAAGATGTCTATTTTCTACTGACGGTAAACATAATTCGAAATTAATAACCTTCAAAATCGTCAAACAAATTCTCATAGTGTACTTCTTTAGCTTCCTTCTTTTCTTCTCTTATTCTGTCATCTTCGTCAGCTTTAGCTTTCGCTTCTCTCAGTATTTGTGACAGCACCGGTTTCTCGTCAGGAGCTAAGCCGAGTAGTGCTCGTTTCTTTGCCAACCCAGGATCTCCATCTTGAAGAACTTCCATTGTTTTCTTACCAATCGTCTCCAGAGTGCCTAGGCCACCCGATATGACTTTAGTGCCTTGAAAATTACATAtacgaaaaattaaattaattaatgtatattatatataattaacaaatttttaCCCGTGGCTTTGCCAGGCTTAACTACCATGTATAAATATGGATTGGTCAGTCGGTCGGAGCAGTCTCCATCTTGTCTTCCTTTTGATTTCTATAGTACTCATAGTTGGATTTACTTTAGTTTCACGAGTCCACACACTTAGCTATCGTCATATCTGACTGAATCTAATTAATCATGCAACAGTCTTAGGTAGCACttatgctgtagatgtctatgggctctggtgagCAGtttacaccagatgggctgtgagctcgtccacccatctaagcaataaaaaaacattatgatatctatgggcttgtCTTCTGTCGTTTTCCTAttgatagtaataaaaaaacttaccagTAGTTTCAACAAATTTAGTCACTTCTGAGATAAGACCTCTAAATGGAAAAGCATCACTCGTGCTTTTTGGATCGACTTTgtcattatttgtatttatattacttTCTAAACCATCAGGACTATTTGCCTTTGCTTCTTTTTCTTTGGCAGTTTGTCTTGCTAACTCTTCAGGGTCTGGCGCACCGATACTGGTTTCTAAAACCGTCGAGATGCCCTGAAACATGAGATTCAGTATTAGATACCTACATTCTATagaataaacttttttgaagGATTTTACCGGTTCCCCTATATGATACCTAATATGATTTCGTGTTCAGGTTAGGATTTATCGAATTGACTTTCGCCACTAGCGGTAATTTTAATCTAGTTTTACATATGTATACACAATCATGAACCCACAGAGTACTTGATTCATTTGATAATTTCACGAGTATCATACTTCAGCCTGTAGACTACTTACACCGCATCTGCCCTTCCTACGAAAACTCTTTAAAAATAGGTCATATGATATTGTGATCATAGGTCACCACATCTGTCGAGTCTTCATGAACACTATTCTCAACTAAAATTCGGATCTGAATtaccaaaataattatttttaaaggcaGTTTATTTCTTATGGTATCTATGGTATGGAGAACTTAAGCTACTCAAAATTAACCAGATTAAATGAATCAGATCCAACCAAAATTGaacttttttactttaaattatcagtttgaatgttatttgattttaaaattaactggAGTTGCTTATAATAGTTGCCAATGTGAACCTTTGCTAAGAGATACATTAAACTAATAGCAACACTGTTTtatatttacagaaaaaaatatacctgAGACACTTGATTGGTAAGTGTACTGATACCAGCAGTTGCCGTAGTCAATATGGAGTCTACACTCCATCCCCAACCCCAGCCCCCGGTAGTGCTGGTTGTCGTGGTGTTGGCTAGCTTTTCTGTAACCTCTTGAATATCAGGATATATTGATTTTGTTTCCTGTCGTGTTGGCTGAGTCTGAATTGGTTTGTAGGGATCCTGAAACACAAAATTTAGTTATTAATGCTATTTATTTCCAAAGGAGGCAAACACAGCCCTCCTGAAAGTGGTGAACATTACAATTATGCATCGGCAATGCCAAGTATACAGTCAAGTGCCAAGTTAtataaacttatatttttaattaaattacatattatcaTTGAAAATGAAGCGCAATTCTGAAAACTAGCATTTATATCAAACtagatattaaaatgtttttgtatgaaaaaattattaaggGTGTACTTGTTGATATCAGATGTTTTGTTGGactaaaaaatcaaattaggcaaaaaaattgtatgtcATTACGATTGAATTcataaactaatttatttgaatacatttttatttgaggACGCAGTGTATGATGATATATTCCAGTAAAATTCAGTGACCTCATTGGAATTAAAACCGAAATCCTGACTTTGAAACTTTAACTAGTTGATTTCACTAGCTTAGTTTCaaaatgatatatttttcatttatcacTCCACTGTTTGTATATCTTCTATGGATATATTAAAAGCATGGGCATTAGCAGTcactaataatttataataaatagtagtTATTACCTCAATCGTATTATCATCTTGTCCCCAATCATCAAAATCATCCCAACCGGTATCTTTACTCtttgtttcttcagatttctTTGTTGTCTTGTCTTGTGAGTAATTCGAGTctattgtttcatttttattggacTGCAGTACATGAGTGTTAGAGGGTACTGCGTTTTGTGCTACCAATATTTCATCATCACCAATATCAAAATCATCCCAACCGTCAGAAGATTTCTGTAATTGAAATCTATTAAAACTTTGCAGTCCGGCAATTCCGGTGGTGTCGTGGGTAAAGTAGCGGTCAACTGCCAGCCTCACCATTGTGGTGTCATGAACATATCGAAGTTTCATGAAAGTAGGGCAACGGGGCTAAGAATTTATGAGAACTAatcatgaaattaataaaaattaacgatTTATAATTTCCCAGAATCAGGAACGGCCGGCGACAAGCCAAGTAATCCAGATTAGTACTGCCGTTGccagaaaataaatgtttaggAGAAGTGCGGACGGAAAAGTGTTAAAGGTTGTTCTTGGGTAACTAGAATTTCTCTCGTATAAGAAATTAGTCAAGACTAGACTACGACtcattaaaatttcgatatAATACATTTACACCAGGGGATTGGAATGGAGAGATGTGTTTGGGTTAAAGCCATAGGACTTTCAAAAGtaccttaatatttaaattcattaaactAAAAGTTAACTTAACGAGTCATTATAAAATAGAGTTCTCAATGTGGATCACTACAAAAgttaaaaacaaattgaaattttttgtatacattatacgtattgtaattttaaatgcacATATCATTAGAATAATGTATTCATGTTGTCATATAATTTTGCCGAATTATCAAATGCCATTATAAGTTGTACTGATTTATCGTACTGAACTTTcactaaattgaaattaaaaatgacaCTCCTTTTTTTAAACTTACTTAAAAAACCCATACTTAAATGATTTATATCAAGGAATATGCATTTATGATTAGTTctcccaaaaaaaatatttctttataatCTCATTTACCATGACTTTGTTAGTATATAGTTTTTGGATGATAATTTAATGGATACTGTTAGATTATACACAGTAAAGTTGACAAAATAGATAGCGTAACGGAATATAGATTACACGCAAAATTTTCTATAGTAAATTTGAATAACAGCTGttgactaaaaaataaaatttcctaAATAAAGCTCAACATGAATTATATTGAAACAAAACTAGTGGGACCCCAActttaattttacttaaaagACACCTTATGTTCCGATGTATACATAAAAAGCGATATAGACAGTATTGTATGTTCCTGGAAAACTTTAAAAATGAGCATGAAGGAAGGCATGACTTACAGGTTCCTCTTTGTTTTTCACAGTGTCGGTAGATGAagattgtgttttttttgttttgtggtCCAATTCCCGACTATTTTCGGTATAATTAGAGGACGATAATCGCTCTTTTCTATCCTTTTTTATCGGTGTATTTTGTCCCTCGTCGGCACTTTCAAAATCTTCACTATCACTTGTAGCCATTTCGAAGGaattactttttaataatacataagcCAATAAATAACTATTAACTAAGGAAAATATCCTTTAttccattgaaaaaaaaattggttcctACTTATTTTTGCGTGTTATGATGAAATTGCCAACACTTGACATTGACTTTTGATTTATTCTTTGGTAAAGACATAGAACAGGCAAAGAAAACATAATAGGTACAGCCAAGTCTTTCATAATATtaacccgcagacacagcccactgaatttctcgccggacctcctcagtgggtcgggaCTGTGGGTGGGacctcttaaaaaaaaattcatgttTTTCTTTTACTGACTGATTTTAAAATTGCACTGAGCGTCTTACCTTCACTACCTGAACAAAATACAGAAGATTTAGACAGAATGTTCGTTGCTTATCTGCAGGAAATTTTTTAGTTCGTATGAAAGTTCCTTCCTGTGCTGCTAGCCttaagaggttatttcagcttcaccctaacgtgtaggtgagctcacgggggctcaaaccggagtgttgctaacactggccctggcaagattagtgctttgcagaatctaccaccggatccgaaacgcgacgcactgagaagatccggcgagaaacttaatgggctgtgtctatgggttaattcgctcgtcgagcccttcgtcgcaagcgacgggtgcgACGAGGACCGTGACCGatacttgtggtacctaaaagccccgttaatggatcgggaggatccgtaatgaccactgaagtaggaaacctatggatatgaaacgtcaacaaaaattcCTGCCACTGTGACGTTATCTGGctacaaaacatggcggttttagtgctgcccagaagattttaatgttagtaggttttatcgataaacgttcttggctcattttatttgaaatattgttgagtatgaattatttgtagaatttatactttaataggaagtaagtatattgttatgtgcaaagatgatgtgatttagatattatgtgaaatctaagacgagttcgtgcttcaaatttgccaagtaaacaatatgacgattttttaaatttgctacactgattttataaagttgtcgtttgccgcaaaacataaagatattgcgtagtacagtgccatctgcccatttctagcatgctaaatgttatcgtattttgagtacgtgttttttttagactattacaatctattttaattgttttgctgactctaaagtccgtaacacactactgcagcgcacctcaaggaaggtgcgccgcaccatttgaatcactctcacttgagagtgattcaaatggttttccctttgccttttcccgaaatatctatacagaatgtctaaatatgttttgatgacatattttattaagaggtatttatgattagtgtcatgatcaatagattccgaccgaaaaaattttcggatgagggcttcataatgaatttaaatatatatagataatagttttggggcatcaactttcttgagatcctatataaaatatgttttaattattatttttgtatgttttaagcatgataaaataagaaattttatataggtaatcatattaaatcgatatcaaagtcaataaataatgtacatcCCAAAACAGacgccgaactgacgtgacaatgacatttggtgcgctacacatggcggattttcagcctcattagacatttacgtatattcatgtttaattttctgtacgcactgaaatactgttatattattttcctgcgagttaaagtgctgagtaagaacaagatagatatatgtttatgtgtatgccttcaaaatgggtgctatttataaaagcaattgtacgtatagaacaatatgtcgtgtccctactatataggtctatggtaatGACGCTTTAAGGCGAAAGAAATTAATACGTAAACTTTATAAGCTTATTTTCCAAACATAGGCTGTCTATTGAGTATTAGGAACCGCTTTGAAATCCTCTCCATCTCAAGGAATCGTAGGGTTTGGTCGTAACTTCAGTATTTGTAGCATggtatctaaaaaaaattttctaaTTCTGGTTCTAAAAAATGATTATCATTTCTAAAACTCCCAACATACATAGAACGAGCATAGTTTTCATTGTATTGGAAAAAGATTATCGATCAATTAAATCGGTGATCGTTATTTAacgaaacaatttaaaattattattatacgttTGATAGCATTTTGAGAATGTTATTTCTGCCAtacagcagtaatgcgttt contains these protein-coding regions:
- the LOC101739856 gene encoding protein FAM114A2 gives rise to the protein MATSDSEDFESADEGQNTPIKKDRKERLSSSNYTENSRELDHKTKKTQSSSTDTVKNKEEPKSSDGWDDFDIGDDEILVAQNAVPSNTHVLQSNKNETIDSNYSQDKTTKKSEETKSKDTGWDDFDDWGQDDNTIEDPYKPIQTQPTRQETKSIYPDIQEVTEKLANTTTTSTTGGWGWGWSVDSILTTATAGISTLTNQVSQGISTVLETSIGAPDPEELARQTAKEKEAKANSPDGLESNINTNNDKVDPKSTSDAFPFRGLISEVTKFVETTGTKVISGGLGTLETIGKKTMEVLQDGDPGLAKKRALLGLAPDEKPVLSQILREAKAKADEDDRIREEKKEAKEVHYENLFDDFEGLVHLEALEMLSRQVNMRIEERMRGLSPEKRQDLKETLQQVAELCEMPEDDEDDNDPSEDTFKSEAFHERLQTATQDLGLKLQFQPIVKQYTEAIDWLSSGGELTEKQVYKRAVASLAQATALSVELYHKAGEMLLVKPRRSTADEADALTQMTAVLTKHVSELATLFTEKLNELQTENTEQIHNYITNIFLEAGNSSTYIQNAFQLALPILQIGAV